In the Acidobacteriota bacterium genome, one interval contains:
- the secF gene encoding protein translocase subunit SecF — SAFEGTVAGVEGEDVIIRVALQEKGPAAGETGKDLVTRVLDALRGEEVRKRLAEGALDLNTVDELTLESHLADRAGMDEASAASAAEAIVRWRREHGGVIPSVDTLGEIEGVPEEAKKFLEEAAFTGPFGLRGQDFIEASVSAEMRRAALVAVLGALGGMLVYIWIRFRFAWGLAAIVALAHDTIVTLGAFSFSGMEANLPVVAAFLTLVGYSVNDTIVVFDRVRENIGDRTPARLAPVINESLNQTLSRTLITSLTTWLVVVALFLLGGPVIRPFAFVLLVGIVVGTYSSIYVASPILLIWKRLFGKKPAADVSGGAAKRKKAVRGAS; from the coding sequence GAGCGCCTTCGAGGGCACCGTGGCCGGTGTGGAGGGAGAGGACGTGATCATCCGCGTCGCTCTCCAGGAGAAGGGTCCTGCCGCGGGGGAGACGGGGAAAGACCTCGTGACGCGCGTCCTCGACGCGCTCCGCGGGGAAGAGGTCCGCAAGCGGCTCGCCGAGGGAGCGCTCGACCTCAACACGGTGGACGAACTCACTCTGGAGTCGCACCTCGCCGACCGGGCCGGTATGGACGAGGCGAGCGCCGCCTCGGCGGCCGAGGCGATCGTTCGCTGGCGGAGGGAGCACGGCGGCGTCATCCCGTCGGTCGACACGCTCGGCGAGATCGAGGGCGTGCCGGAGGAGGCGAAGAAGTTCCTCGAGGAGGCGGCGTTCACCGGGCCGTTCGGCCTGCGCGGGCAGGACTTCATCGAGGCCTCGGTGTCGGCGGAGATGCGCCGGGCGGCGCTGGTGGCCGTCCTCGGGGCCCTCGGCGGGATGCTGGTGTACATCTGGATCCGCTTTCGGTTCGCCTGGGGGCTGGCCGCGATCGTGGCCCTGGCCCACGACACGATCGTGACCCTCGGTGCCTTTTCGTTCTCGGGGATGGAGGCGAACCTCCCGGTGGTGGCGGCGTTCCTCACGCTGGTGGGCTACTCGGTCAACGACACCATCGTCGTCTTCGACCGGGTGCGCGAGAACATCGGCGACCGCACGCCGGCCCGTCTGGCGCCCGTCATCAACGAATCGCTGAATCAGACCCTGTCCCGCACGCTGATCACCTCCCTGACGACCTGGCTCGTCGTGGTCGCGCTGTTCCTGCTCGGTGGGCCGGTGATTCGGCCGTTCGCCTTCGTCCTCCTGGTGGGTATCGTGGTGGGAACCTACTCGTCGATCTACGTTGCGAGTCC